The genomic interval TATTTTGACTATTCAGCCATAATTTAGCTTTTTCATGATTGTTTCCTACCATAGCATTTAAGCTTCTGTATATCCGTAAAAGCAATAGCGCGATTTCACCTTCTTTTGTATGAGGTGAAATTAACTTTTTTCCTTGACTGAGACGCGATGCACTGGGCTCACTTATCCCAATAATTTTACTTAAATCTTTGCCGGTTAAAGAATAAAACTTTGCCAAGTTACATAAAGCCTTCGACAAAACAACTTCTTCTTTATGGCGTACATTATTGGCAGTTTTCATTTTGAACCTCCTTTCATTTGAAATTATAGTAATATTATATTTCATTTGCAAGTGGTTTTTTGTTTTATCCTGGGATTATAATCATGCACATAAATAGTACTCACCTTTATCAAGACGAAACGAGATACCAGTCTAGAGAGTAGAGAGCATGATCAGGCACATGGAGCTATCAACGGCGATGCAAACGTAGCCAACTCACTCGTTTGATAAAATGGATTTATCACTTCGTTGTATTCATTTCCTGAGATCTTAATGCAACTGAGAATGTCTTTGGGCATAAAATTTAAAGCGAGCAAATGGCCTTTACCAACACTTTTGCTCTTATGAAACATCGCCATTTGTGTTGCACTAAGCATCACTTTGTAACAAGAAACTGTTGTCCTCCCTGCTTCAAGCGCTTCTTGTGCAAACAAAGCAGTAGTAGAAGTATAGAGCATCCGGGATACCAAAGGATTTCTTGCATAGTTCCAAGCACTTACTTGCTGCATATTATCCATAACTTCAACAATTGGGATGTAACAGGTTTGCAGATCATTTTTCTTTATTGAAGGGGTATCTCTTTGCGTAAAAAAAGTTGCTTGTATCATTTATATCCTCCCTATATGCCCATTTGTCCACTAATTAACTACTTTTATACGCCAGTTAATCTGTTTTTAATAAAATCTTAATTCTTATACCATATAATTTGTCCATTAAGCACCCACCTTTAATCAATTATGACCGAATTTGTCAGCACAATCACAAAAGCAAATGCAAAATTAGCTGTCTTCAAAGAACTTGCTCGTAAAGAAAGTATAAAATGGTTTCATGATGATTCACGTTATCAGGCAATTACACACATCGAAAAAAAATTAGGCTTACATGATCATATGACCATTAGTGAACTAGAGAATGCCATTCGTTTTATAGAGGAAATGAACATTATTGTAGCGAATAAAAAAATAAAGGATTTCAAACAAGTACT from Legionella sainthelensi carries:
- a CDS encoding antitoxin Xre/MbcA/ParS toxin-binding domain-containing protein, producing MKTANNVRHKEEVVLSKALCNLAKFYSLTGKDLSKIIGISEPSASRLSQGKKLISPHTKEGEIALLLLRIYRSLNAMVGNNHEKAKLWLNSQNKYFRNKPIEEMKTIPGLIRVLNYLDAMRGKL